The window tcataGGAATTTCATACACATTTCTTCTTCTAAACTCTACAAGAGTTagttattacaatatatatatatatatatataatcagatAGGTGGTGATATGCAATGGTGATGGATCTCAGAAGAGAGACGAGATTAGCGGTGGTTGGTCTGTCTCTTTTGGTGCTAGAATTGTTTCTGGGTTCTCCCAATTTCGTTAACGCCAACGCGGTCTTCAGAGTTCAGCACAAATTTGGCGCTGGTGGTGGTGATCGCGAGAGGCGTTTGAGTTCGTTCAAAGCCCATGATGTTCGTCGTCACCAAGGCAGAGTCTTGGCCGCTGATATCCCTTTGGGTGGCGATGGAAGTCCCACAGCAACAGCGTTCgtcactttcttcttcttcttcctctcttaTTGAAtcaatcataataattaattcatgttagtactaattaattaaacccATTAAGAATCCAAGGCTGGGATGTTCATTTATCGATCATTGTTTGTTAATTATGAAATAGGCTGTATTACACAAGAATTGGAATTGGGTCTCCATCGCAGAGCTACTATGTGCAAGTTGACACAGGAAGTGATATTTTGTGGGTGAATTGTGCCGGCTGCACTAAATGTCCAAAGACAAGTGATCTTGGTGTATGATCTCCTCGTTTTCTTCATCATGTATTAAGAAGAATATTTGCATGTTTTTAGGAATTTAGTCAATTTACAGGTAGAACTAAGGCTATATGATCCAACCAGCTCATCAACTTCAAAAGAAGTCACATGTGATCAAGAATTCTGCAGTGTGGTTTTTGGAGATGCTCTTGGTGAGTGTAAAGTTGGATCAAGCTGTCCATATACTGTTACATATGGAGATGGGAGTTCAACCGCTGGATATTTTGTGAAGGATATTGTACAGTTGGATAAGCCATCTGGAAATCTTCAAACCacaattttgaatggtagtGTTTCATTCGGGtgagattttgtttttataagaaaCAGACATTGTTTGTATTGTTAGACTCTATATATGTTTGAGATCAATTATGATGTAAGTTTTTATGGTCCAAGATAGGTGTGCAAGTAAACAATCTGGGCAGCTTGGTTCGACTTCAGAAGCTCTTGATGGGATAGTTGGTTTTGGACAATCCAACTCTTCAATGATTTCTCAGCTTTCATTGGCTGGAAAGGTTAAAAAGATTTTTGCACATTGTTTGGATGGTGATCTAGGAGGTGGGATTTTTGCTATTGGAGAAGTGGTGCAGCCCAAAGTCAATTCTACTCCAATAATTCCTAACCAGTATGCATGCATGCTCTCATTTTTCTCagcttgttcttatttttaataattccaAACAAGATTTGGCATTCTCGAGGTTTCTTTAATGAAATTGAATGTATTCGAAAAGACTAATTGCCATTATTGTGCTGGTTGTCTCAAATCTTAACATAGGCAACATTACAATGTAAAGTTGAAGGGAATTGAGGTAGACAAGACTCCCATAAAGCTTACACATAGTCTATTCGGTAGCCCAGATAGAGGGGCGATTGTTGATAGTGGTACTACTTTGGCATATCTTCCAGATGAGATCTTCAATCCATTAATGGCTCAGGTATTATATGGTTCTGATAAAGTTTATCATCATATTTacagttttaaatttaatttatttcttttgtaacTAGATATTGGATGGAAAATCCGATTTGAAGTTCATGCATGTAGATGATCAATTCACATGTTTTACATACAGTACAGAGTAAGTTCACTTCCCTTCTTTCATTGTACTGCTTGGGATTGCAAAGTTGACAACTTTTTTATcaacaattttgtttttcaatcaattatgtaagagtttttttttttttttttttttttaccttttgtCTACAGTGTAGACGAAGGATTCCCACCTGTCAAACTCACTTTCGACCAAGAACTTACTATGACAGTTTATCCAAGAGACTACTTGTTCCGAGTTCGCGTAAGTGAAGCCAATACGGGTTCTAATTGATGAGCATGTTAATGGTCTTATTAATTTCTATACACTACTATTGCATTGGATTCATATAGGATGACACCTGGTGTTTCGGTTGGATGAATAGCGGTATCGAAAACAAGGATGGGCAGGAGATGTTACTTCTGGGAGGTTTGCTTAAAACATATAACTTAACTCCTTATGAATTTTCTTTGCaatctaaaaaaatgaaaaaaaagtttatgaaCTCAGAAAAAGTAGGGAAATATAATCATATACAAGAAAATTCAACAAACAGGGTTGATGGCTAAGTTATTCAATGAAATAGAAAAATGGTAATAGTTGTATGATAATGAataatgatgatcttcttgttTAAATGCAGATATGGTACTTGCAAATAAACTTGTTTTGTATGATCTTGAGAACCAAACTATTGGGTGGACAGACTATAACTGTAAGTAtacaattttgaaaataatttggatcataatATCTAcaccaaatgaaaaaaaaaattacttcaaTTTTTAGTTTTGAACGATTTTTCAATAAGATTGTAAAATGTGCATGGGATTTCCGACAAAATATCAGTTTTCAAAAAACTGAAGACCAGCTCGTTCATGTAATTTTTCAGGTTCACAGCCGATAAAGATAAAGGACGAGGAGACAGGTGGTATTTACGACGTTGGCTACCATATTCTCTCTTCGGGTGATGTTGTAGCTTCCGGATGGCTTGTTATGATGTTATCGTTTTCATTAGTCGCGTTCTTAGTGCACAATTTCGATTACAATGAGCTGCTGGTGTAGAAAGCAGCCCAAATAGATTGTTGATGGTATGATGGAATTTTTTTAGATAACCAACAGTTAGTTATAGGACATAGAAACAAAAATTcaatttgtttgttattttcttgcttttatattttcattatgtaaattaaattgtactatatatatatatatatatatatatatatatatatatatatatatatatatatattaaatgacaCCAAATGTCAATcagttttataatatattgcaaaaagttgaagttttttttgtattatatcTTCTTGGATGTGTTGAAATGGAACAAAATAACTTATGGGTGATGGTAAAGTCTTgatatttaacctaaataatttatttctcaaattattttaaaataatcatatgCATAAAAAcaagatataatattttagttagttattgatttgatatatatacAGATTATTACtatgtaacaattatttatttacttagattgaatataaataattcatataaaacaAGGATAGAGTCAGTTTCAGATATATGCTGACTTTTGAGAGAGGGAAAAGGAAAGATATACTCATATTAGCAACTCAAATCGTGTGAAATAAATGATTCTTCTTTGGGTATAATAGCTCTACCAGATCTGTATAGGAGAAATTGTTGATGCAAATTGGAATCATTTGAAACCACATAACCCAAGGATCTGTATTATCAATTGAAATGACGAATGTTTTCAATGCAATTGGTCTCTGGTTCCAGAAAAAAGTAGTCGACCCGCTTGGTGTCATCTTGAGAAAGTACGTTCTCTATCTCTATACTTTTGATCTTGCGATGTAAGGATATGATTGCTGGTGGTACTTACTCTGTTATGCAGGGGTGCTGAGCCGAAGCAATTGGCATTCTCTACCGCTCTTGGCTTTGTTTTAGGAGTATTTCCTATATGTGGTATGCTTTAATTTTTCGATAACTATTCTGTCTtcttgctgctgctgctggatTTAGTATGTAATTTTGTTTAAAGGGTAGATTGATTTCTAGGAATTTCTGCTTCCTCAATCAGTTTGATTTGAAAGATTTTATTGTCTTTCTCTATTGGATTCTTATTGATGATTGGAAAAACCCAGTCTTGAATCTTGGATCTCCCTAAATGGTAATTTTCATGATCCAGATGAGTAACAAAGTTTTTAATTAGGCTCCCCTAAGTAGAAGAAATGGATGAATCTCAAGGAGCTATCAATTTCTAGACCATTGCTTGTGAATTTTATGGAAGACTATGGTGTGTTTCTTCTGATTATGTGTTACTTTTTATGTTTGATTGGTCCAAGTAAATTACCGTTTCGGAATATTGATATTGGTAGACCAACATCTTTATTCAGAATGTACACAATTGTTCATATTTAGTGTTTTTAAGATGTTTCAATTGCTGAAAACATTAGAATCTTTGTTGGTACCATTTCCTGGATATTGCAGCTCTTGGATTGATACACTAATCTTCAtaagaaatatgaaaactaTTTTCAGATTTGAGAATGATAATTTTGTATTGAAATTGTTCTAGCCTATGTAGTTCGACTATTCATAAAATTGTGGGGTTTCGGAGATACAGGTGTCACCTTCTTTCTCTGTGGGATGGCTATAGCATTGCTTGGATCTTTTTGTCATGCACCAACAGTGATGCTATCTAACTTTGTTGCAACTCCAATAGAACTGAGGTAAAATATTATCCTCCATTTACCACAGCCACTTGTATTCTTTGACTGATTGTGTCTGTCATGGAATGAACTCATACGTAGAAATCGTAAGGTCGCTTGTTACctttaatgattttatatttggattaaaCTCCCATTGCAAGGATAAACTATAAACTGTTGTTGGATGGCTTTCAATATCTTTTGGTGTCCTTTGTTTGTTAACCAAATTTCCATTATCTAATAAtcaccttatatatatatttttgtttcctAGTCTGATGGTTCCCTTCTTACGGCTCGGTGAAGCTATCTCTGGTGGAGATCATTTTCCCTTGACTACGGatgctttaaaaaaaatcttgactGGACATGCTTCACGTGAAGTCCTAGAAAGTATTTACCATGCGGTAAGCTCGATCTTATGTTTGTCTGTGTTATCTGTTTGGAATCGTATCTAATCACATGTAGTGATGATCTTTCTTTTATACTGTTAACTTGCAAGCAGTCATTAATAATGAGATTTCATTGAACTGTGCAGTTATTGGGTTGGCTTGTGGCATCTCCATTCATCGTGATTGCACTTTACATATTGTGTTTGCCGATTTTCAAGATCCTTATTGTGAGGTTCAATCCCCCGCTATCATCATTATAAACACTAAGAACGTCGCTCAGCCCAAATGATGTAAATCTCGAGTTCAGGCTATTATATAACACTTGGTGTAGATAGAGAAGTTTTACCTACAAACATTATTATATGTGATTTGGCCCTTTGAATCAGGATATATCCATTTGAATCaggatatattattattattatatgtattattgtgcaatgatttttaaatatattatatgcaTAGTccaattacaattttatttgctctaaataaatttttagatgTTTTTTTGTTCAAACCCAGATTTGAAACTGTATCagatgttttcaaataatttttaagagaCAGAAAGCTGCATAAACAAGTCAAACCATTGTCAAATTAGAAATCCAAATGACTAAACAAACATTGTTTAGtaagataatatttttctacaagtgcaaaaacattatttaactAATCAACCACTGTTGATTCATTGCTTCATTATCACCTGCAACATCCTTCCCTTCCCTTCCCTTCCCATGCTCTCGACTGTTTGCTTAGTAAGATAACATTTTCCTACAAGtgcaaaaacataatttaactAATCAACCACCATTGCTTCATAATCACCTGCAGCATCCTTTCCCGCGCTCTCAATTTCGTCATTTGCTATCCGGTTTAAATCTTCAATCATACACTTTTGTTCGTCCTCAATTGTGTTCTGAAGCTCATCCACCTGCAagagataaataattttcaGATACTATTTTCAATTGCCTTCGGACACTAAATTGAGTACAAACTGCCTTTTGAACCAAAACCCAATGAATTCGtagaaaaatttgagaatatcTTAGAGATGTTTCTTACTTTTGTAAGAGACTTCCCTTTTTTACAGTTGGAACTCCCAACATCCAAGGAAAGAAGTCTTTGACGGGAGGAATCCAATTGATTCCCCAAAATTATCAGGCTAAGCCATCATCAAATAGCCCTTGGTCAAGATTCAAGAATTTCAGGCTAAGCCATCATCAAGACAAGTCTTATCTCAAGTTTAAACACAAGCAAGATTCATATCATGATTAACAAACTTGAGCCAATTCAACAAGTTCTATGGGTGAACAGTACATATCCCTTTCTTCAAAGTTCAAAGACTGTCTTCAGATGTTGGCTTTGGCCTTGATCTGGATTATAAAATTTACAACTTTTCGCACTAAAAAAAGTCAAACTACATTTTTCATACTAAATGCATATAAAGTGACTTTCACTTCTTACATTGGCAATTTTGCCAATTTTCAAAAGTGATTGTGATTGTAATGGTGACAAAATACCACTTTCCAAAAAAGTTCGGTCTGTTTATCTAGAAATGGTTAAGGATTTCCTAGAGGACCTAGACTGGATTTGAATTCACACGCTGAGAATGATTTCATTTGAACTTGAAAAACAACAAGCCACTCGAGAATAATCCATATGACCATATCTAATATCTATAGTCCATTTGTAACATAAAAACAACTCTTAGGATCGATCTTTCATAAAGACTATGAATCTAAAGAAATAATGCTTTCACTTGAGAAGCTATTGCATACCACTTGTAATAGAAGAGCAAACTGTTTCTTGCGGAGTTCCAAGGTCCTTGAACTAGCAACATTCTCAGCTTCCATCCTTACAATCTCCTTCTCTAATTCAGTTATTATCTTTTGGGTATCCGACCTTGGTGGTTGTAAAGCAATCAATTTCCTGATTGATTCACACTCTTCTTTGTGCTTCCTTTCGATTTTAGCCACTTCTAGTTCTTCCTTCAGATCTTTTATATCAGCCTGCGCCTGAAGAATCTGTCTGTTTATCTCGTCTTCTAACTCGTTAAAGTTCTCCTTCTCCCTCAAGTTAGAATCCACAACTGCTTTGCTCTTGAGCAGTGGGAGCTCAAATGATGCTAATTCCTGCAAGAAAGCTTTTGCAAGTTTTTCACAATCAAGATTGTTATTCGTGTCCTTTTCGATCTCAAGAACAAAAGAAGTGAACTTCTTTTGAAGCTTCTTCAATGGAGGTTCACCCCTAGTGGTGGTAGTTCGTGTTAGAAGCCGATGTTTTATTATGATATCGTCTTCAAGCGGAGCAAAAGCATAATGTGAGACCATTGCTTCTCCCTTAGCTGCAACTTTTCTAGTTTTCGCCAACATCTTGACAGCTATTGTGACCCAATCCTATGAAATAAGAGATTACATACAAATCAGCATCTCTATCTATGTTCATGAACTTTATCGAACTTATAAATTCTAGAACAATCAAAATGACGAACTTAAATATCAATTAGTATAATCTATGGAGATTCTGCGGTAATTAAACATATGAGAAATGACCATCACCTTGTACAGACACTCGTCTTTAGGAGATCTCTAAGTGCCTTAACGCGCAAAACACCCAGGAGGAGAATACAGATTCTCAATCTAGGGTTCCTTCAAGTTCATGAATTTCCGCCACAGACTGGATTTCAAAACGTAGATAAAGATTTGTTAGGGTTTCAATCGGAGAAATCCATGGGAGGACGAAGGAGAGAACAATAGAAACGAGGTCGCGAAATTGCGATCGGACGTCCGACATTAAAAGGTTGTCGGCCAATGTTTGTCGGTCTGAGGCAAACTGAGAATGGCAGTTTAGTGAACcgactaattttaattttaattttaattttaattttaattttaattttaattttaattttaattttaattttaattttaattttaattttaattttaattttaattttaattttaattttaattttaattttaattttaattttaattttaattttaattttaattttaattttaattttaattttaattttaattttaattttaattttaattttaattttaattttaattttaattttaattttaattttaattttaattttaattttaattttaattttaattttaattttaattttaattttaattttaattttaattttaattttaattttaattttaattttaattttaattttaattttaattttaattttaattttaattttaattttaattttaattttaattttaattttaattttaattttaattttaattttaataaaatgaaaaagtattatattttaatttaattgaaagaatgaaaaatattaattcctAACAAATTCACTCTTATGCATATAGAGAATAAAATGagatctaatttaaaattttattaataatttattgtcCAAGTTCACTCAAGATCAATTTCTCATTCATattcaaaagtttttttttattgatttttttacctTAAATGTAAAGGctcaataatattctttttactTTTTGGTGTAAATattgatcaataaaaaaataattaattttaatgcaATTCAGTAAACTtggtaaaacaaatattattttaaattaatttcatggtattaatagtaaaatatcaaagaatcattaaagaacattaaaaataatatactatATTCGGGCATACATGATGAACTggcttaattaaatttaatttgattataaacacaattaatcttttatattacCATGATATTTGATATCtaatcaatcaaatatataaacatcttaattagtattaatatcataaataaatatggagaaaaaaaataatagtcaaatctcacataattaatatatatagtatgtgatattatttttataatataatatttatgtaattttaatgCTATTGAAATTTACAgtaattacaattaaataataGTATCTACACACCCCCATTGTTGTactatatatatgtgtatatatcaACACATAGCGTATATATTAACATCTCTTCTCTTGTCCAACAATGTCTAGAAACTTTCAGTCTTCAGAAATGAAGTCATGTAAGGTTTGCAATAAGATGTTTATGAATGATTTTGATGCAATTTTGCATTTGACTACTACTCATCTCACGTCTTCATCCAATTATGAGCAAGGGAATAGAGTTGGGCGATACTCTCATCTTCCTCAGCTATCTCTTGGGCCACTGTTAACTACACGAAGTAATTACCCAGTTTTTCAACCGCAACCATTTACTCAATTGAAAGATGACTTGAGGATGAATGCAAATGTTTTTCCAGTTACATATGATTTCTTGAGTAAGTTAGATCAACCTGTACCAAAGATTTTCAAGAGAAACGAGAATTATGATGAGTCGTGTATGGAAAAGTTGGATTTAACTTTGAAGCTCTGAGATGGAGAACGACAAATGAATTGTGTTTCCCCTTATTTTATGTTTCTATTTATGATTgttatttatgattgtgttgtTTATTGTATTTCAATTTTATGTGTGTTTTTCTTTTCTGaaacaataataatagtattttttattaattacttacttTTATTTCTTGGATGAATAATTGCTTATTGGTTAAACAAGAGattgttttattatatcaaACACATTTACATAtcaattctaatattttataatttaaattttgataattaaaatatcaattaattctaatttaacttctaattattaattgtttgatgattACTAGACAAtgaattacattatttttataaaatttaaacttgtattaataaataatatattataaaaaatttaatatccTTGTAAGGAAGGATAATAATTTAAGCTTACATAATAAAATGCataatattaattgaaaaaacaaaacaaaacattttgtttaatgaaatgattgTATAGTGTAGTTTGagtaaatatatcaataaattatttaaatagtgaaattaacaacaatatatatcaaagtattttttttttcttctaagctttatatatataagaatatctTCCATGAGATGGAGTAGTTATGGTTCacatgataaataattatatacttaATGATTGAGGAGTTTCAATGGTTCCATGGAGAGAGAACGATAGAAGCACAACTAGAAATGATATTAAATCGCAATCGAAATAGTGAGCGAACGCTTTTTTATTGTATATGTAGATAAAATTTCCAATGATCGTTAGAAAGTGAAAGTCTCGGTTAATTAGTAGCTAGTATGGAATGAAATTTCATACTACTCTCTTATAGAATAAACAATTTGTGTTGGGTCTCAGTTGTGTCTCTGTTGTGTCGGAGACTTATATCtgatctttaaaaaaattaatttgatataagtctcaaaatgaataaatattaacataCATCTCCAAATAAAATCACAGGGAAATAGTTAATAATCCTTGTTTAGAAaccaatttattattatttattttttgtttcaatatCAATTTCATCTAGATATTATAAATACATACATATGATGACGACTTATAGAATTAGGCTAATTTGGCCTTTCGTTTAATATCAAAACTTATTTGCATAATCCATTTATTatccataaataaaaaaatattattttagtttcaaatttatttaattattaattattagttatcTCATACTCATTTGAATTGATTGATATCTTTATATGAGTCATACTCATTGAATTGATTTATCTTTATATGAGTGTAAAATCAAGTTGATCAAAATAATGACCAACTCGTTCATAtcacttaattatatatttatacacaaaattaaaatataaataaataattttaaaatttaataattcctaatttatatattagtatagttatatattatttaaaatttaataattcctAGTTTATATATTAGTATAGTTATATAGTATTCCTTAtctatgttataatataattagtAATCAttgtttgaaaacaaattatttttttttcggATATCGATCTCATCTGGATATTATGGATACATACAGATATGATCATATTTAATATCAGAACATACTTATAGAATTCATAATACATTTATTAtctatatacaaaaatattaatttattttcaaatagttaCTAACTTAGttgcaaaataataatttgaccaaatgttatattaaaatttgaaaaaataatttgaaaactagtatttcaaatttattataatgtttaattattagttatttaatcgTATACTCACTCATTGATTTATATCTCTATATGAGTTTAAAATCACATTAATCAATTTACGGAACTAATCAATTTACGGAACGAGTCATATTgattaatatatctataaacaaaactaaaatataaatcaataatcttaagtgatttaataattCTTAGTAATccttatttgttattaatataagtaatccttatttgttattaatataagtaatctttgtaaaaaaacaaatttattatttgttgatTGGATATATTATCAATACTTACATATATGATCACGTTTACTCTAAGAACTTACTTACAGAATCCATAATCAATCTATTAtacatatacaaaaatattaatttgttttcaaatagtTACTAGCTTAGTTGCAAATTATAATAGATTagtcaaatattatattaaaatttgaaaaataatttgaaaaattagtttcaaatttactataatgtttaattattggACATTTCAACTAgttggtattaatatatatataaattaaaatgtaagccaaattttatttgatttaatggtTCTTAGTTTATAGTAATATAGTCAGTAACCTTCTttgaaaacaattattttttgttatcgAATATTGTCTCATCtagatattataaatatataaaaaaaataagatgacAAAACTTACTACATAATTctttattatcaatatataaaaatattaatttgttttcaaataattactAACTAATTAGTTACAAAATAATAGTTTAGACAGATgctatattaaaatttaaaaataaataattccaaACTTATTATAATGTTTAGTTATTGATTAATTTACCTGCATATAATTcctattaatttatattttcatatgaGTGAATAATGAACTCTTTAATATATTTCtacaaaacttaaaaatataaatcacaatagaaaaaaaaaattattattatttttaatgataagacaattatattatgaaatgtATAATCGTTTAAACATAACGACAAAAAGATTATTTCGATGCTAACCATACAGGTAGTACATGTATTCCACTCATAAAATGACATCTATATACAAAAGTGAATCACCACCCTccctatttgttaatttttttctttttgtatagGGTGGCGATGCATTTTTAGATATAGGCACTAACTGAATGGGTAACATCGAACTAACACGACAAAAGTATAACACTTGTGAaggaaaaataaatcaaatatattaaaaaataatgtgtgCTTAATATGTCGGCTTctcaataattttaagatttaatgattctttgtttataattagtaatatttttttatattaatatagttagtaatcattgtttgaaaataaatttattatttttgtcggATATCAAAACTCATCTAGATATTATgaatattagatattataaatAGTACAATCACATTTAATAACATAACTTACTTacataattcataatttatttattattaatatttttaaatagttactAACTTATCTGTAAATTATAATAGATTAGTCAAATGttatatcaaaatttgaaaaatagttTGGAAACAAGTAGTTTCAAATTTCTATAATTATTGTACAGTTCAACTATAGGTGtaatataagataaataaattaataaaaagaagatgtgatatatatatatatatattttcaaactaataatataatttaatttcatcaacaatttttatattaaaatatataatattacataatatttatatatatatatataatatttaatttaaaatataagtaatttctccttcataattttttttaataattaatttatctcacataatatatatatatatatatatatatattcttaccatataaatatattgaattaaatattacattatatatatataatatatataaaaataaagtaaaaattaattagtaagaaaattaaaattaaaaaataatctccgtcatcattcatttaatttaaatattttattttcttattacttttatataaaattaaaatttaacctattaaatcataatattatatacatataacttaaaaaaaatatttatatgaaaaatgattgagaaaaagaaatttaagagggatgaataataattttttctctattCTCTCTTCACCCTTATCATTTTAACCCTTATCATTTTACTTAATGATGTGTATTTCTTCTCCTTATcactcctatatatatatatataatagaaaaaataaaaaaaaattatttagtattacttttaatttgttttagttaataaaaaatatgatatacatatttttatataaaattaaataaataaata is drawn from Impatiens glandulifera chromosome 3, dImpGla2.1, whole genome shotgun sequence and contains these coding sequences:
- the LOC124931925 gene encoding aspartic proteinase 36-like, producing the protein MVMDLRRETRLAVVGLSLLVLELFLGSPNFVNANAVFRVQHKFGAGGGDRERRLSSFKAHDVRRHQGRVLAADIPLGGDGSPTATALYYTRIGIGSPSQSYYVQVDTGSDILWVNCAGCTKCPKTSDLGVELRLYDPTSSSTSKEVTCDQEFCSVVFGDALGECKVGSSCPYTVTYGDGSSTAGYFVKDIVQLDKPSGNLQTTILNGSVSFGCASKQSGQLGSTSEALDGIVGFGQSNSSMISQLSLAGKVKKIFAHCLDGDLGGGIFAIGEVVQPKVNSTPIIPNQQHYNVKLKGIEVDKTPIKLTHSLFGSPDRGAIVDSGTTLAYLPDEIFNPLMAQILDGKSDLKFMHVDDQFTCFTYSTDVDEGFPPVKLTFDQELTMTVYPRDYLFRVRDDTWCFGWMNSGIENKDGQEMLLLGDMVLANKLVLYDLENQTIGWTDYNCSQPIKIKDEETGGIYDVGYHILSSGDVVASGWLVMMLSFSLVAFLVHNFDYNELLV
- the LOC124931919 gene encoding uncharacterized protein LOC124931919, which encodes MTNVFNAIGLWFQKKVVDPLGVILRKGAEPKQLAFSTALGFVLGVFPICGVTFFLCGMAIALLGSFCHAPTVMLSNFVATPIELSLMVPFLRLGEAISGGDHFPLTTDALKKILTGHASREVLESIYHALLGWLVASPFIVIALYILCLPIFKILIVRFNPPLSSL
- the LOC124932219 gene encoding THO complex subunit 7A-like; this encodes MLAKTRKVAAKGEAMVSHYAFAPLEDDIIIKHRLLTRTTTTRGEPPLKKLQKKFTSFVLEIEKDTNNNLDCEKLAKAFLQELASFELPLLKSKAVVDSNLREKENFNELEDEINRQILQAQADIKDLKEELEVAKIERKHKEECESIRKLIALQPPRSDTQKIITELEKEIVRMEAENVASSRTLELRKKQFALLLQVVDELQNTIEDEQKCMIEDLNRIANDEIESAGKDAAGDYEAMVVD